One Acinetobacter pullicarnis DNA window includes the following coding sequences:
- a CDS encoding DUF1788 domain-containing protein, with protein sequence MSQTIHERLNQIPERILSTEFLTGQGLGNEIGFWIFDYAPEDELKVREYLHFLDGMLEKKHSQLKVVNINLLQAVVDYLAERNFIDKAIQMQKAKGDEALLKALKGPLHMDKFAPYLVSKYATNAQDIVLMTGVGSVWPLLRAHHLLNSLHSLLGHKPVVLFYPGYYDGQAMSLFGKIPSNNYYRAFRLVP encoded by the coding sequence ATGAGTCAAACAATACATGAGCGTCTGAACCAGATTCCAGAGCGAATTCTTTCCACCGAGTTTCTCACCGGGCAAGGACTGGGCAATGAAATTGGCTTCTGGATTTTTGATTATGCACCTGAAGATGAGTTGAAGGTGCGCGAATATCTGCATTTTCTAGACGGGATGCTGGAGAAAAAACACAGTCAGCTGAAGGTGGTGAATATCAACCTGCTGCAAGCCGTGGTGGATTATCTGGCTGAGCGTAACTTCATCGATAAAGCCATTCAAATGCAAAAAGCCAAAGGCGATGAAGCGCTGCTCAAAGCCTTAAAGGGCCCACTGCATATGGATAAGTTCGCGCCTTATCTGGTGAGTAAATATGCCACCAATGCGCAAGATATTGTGTTGATGACTGGGGTAGGGTCGGTTTGGCCACTGTTACGTGCCCATCACTTATTGAACAGTTTGCATTCGTTACTGGGGCATAAGCCAGTGGTGCTGTTTTACCCGGGCTATTACGACGGTCAAGCGATGAGTTTATTTGGAAAAATTCCAAGCAACAATTACTACAGAGCATTCAGATTGGTGCCTTAA